The Roseicyclus marinus genome has a segment encoding these proteins:
- a CDS encoding H-NS histone family protein, translating to MSLDELQAYQKEVEAAIKGYEKKRKADALAAVRETARTHGFTLEELIGGKATGKTTAKGVAKYANPADPSQTWTGRGRQPAWVKEALAAGKSLDTMAI from the coding sequence ATGTCGCTCGACGAGTTGCAGGCGTATCAAAAAGAAGTGGAAGCCGCGATCAAAGGCTATGAGAAAAAGCGCAAGGCGGATGCTTTGGCGGCTGTTCGCGAAACCGCGCGGACCCATGGTTTCACCCTCGAGGAGCTGATCGGGGGCAAGGCAACCGGCAAAACCACCGCGAAAGGCGTGGCAAAATACGCCAATCCCGCCGATCCCTCGCAGACCTGGACCGGCCGTGGCCGCCAGCCCGCATGGGTGAAAGAGGCGCTGGCTGCGGGCAAATCGCTCGACACCATGGCCATCTGA
- the deoD gene encoding purine-nucleoside phosphorylase: protein MTVHIGAAPGDIAETVLMPGDPLRAKWAAETFLENPVCVNEVRGMLGFTGTWRGHRVTIHGSGMGMPSLSIYTNELIRDYGARTLIRIGSAGAMQASVALRDIVLAMTASTLSTPSRGMFRELNFAPCADYGLLAAAHAAAKGKGIPTHVGGIYSSDVFYDERPDLNEQMTRHGVLAVEMEAAELYILAARYGVRALAVLTISDHLLTHEALPSSDRQSSFRDMVEIALEAAFA from the coding sequence ATGACCGTCCACATCGGGGCCGCGCCGGGGGATATCGCCGAAACGGTCCTGATGCCGGGCGATCCGCTCCGCGCGAAATGGGCGGCCGAGACATTCCTTGAAAACCCCGTTTGCGTGAACGAGGTGCGGGGGATGCTCGGCTTTACCGGGACATGGCGCGGGCATCGCGTGACGATCCACGGCTCGGGCATGGGAATGCCCAGCCTGTCGATCTACACCAATGAACTGATCCGCGATTACGGGGCCAGGACGTTGATCCGCATCGGGTCGGCGGGGGCCATGCAGGCCTCGGTCGCTTTGCGTGACATCGTTCTGGCGATGACGGCCTCTACCCTGTCGACCCCGTCGCGGGGGATGTTCCGCGAGCTGAATTTCGCGCCTTGTGCCGATTACGGGCTTTTGGCGGCGGCCCATGCGGCGGCGAAGGGCAAGGGAATACCCACCCATGTGGGCGGCATCTATTCCTCGGACGTGTTCTATGACGAGCGGCCCGATCTGAACGAGCAGATGACCCGGCACGGGGTTCTGGCGGTCGAGATGGAGGCGGCGGAACTGTACATCCTTGCAGCCCGTTACGGGGTCAGGGCGCTGGCGGTTCTGACGATTTCCGACCACCTGCTGACGCATGAGGCACTGCCGTCGTCGGACCGGCAATCGAGTTTCCGCGATATGGTCGAGATCGCGCTGGAAGCCGCCTTCGCCTGA
- a CDS encoding ABC transporter permease encodes MVRYLLTRALSLGLSLIVASVVIFALIEVIPGDPASYMMGLNATPENLAALRAELGLTGSPVARYLDWVGGMVTGDFGTSYTYRVPVADLVVDRIGVSLPLAIYALTLSTLIAFPVGMIAAARRGTWADHGIMGATQLGIAIPNFWFAMLLVLLFAVTLRWFSAGGFPGWSDPLAAIKALTLPAIALALPQASILARVMRSALLDTLDQDYIRTARAKGLTRGQAIRRHALRNALIPVLTIIGLQFSFLIAGAIIIENVFFLPGLGRLIFQGITQRDLIVVESVTMLLVFAVILVTFLVDLTYALVDPRLRRG; translated from the coding sequence ATGGTTCGATACCTTCTCACCCGTGCCCTGTCCCTCGGCCTCAGCCTGATCGTGGCGAGCGTGGTGATATTCGCCCTGATCGAGGTCATTCCCGGCGATCCCGCCTCCTACATGATGGGGCTGAACGCGACGCCCGAAAACCTTGCTGCGCTGCGTGCCGAGCTTGGCCTGACCGGTTCGCCGGTCGCGCGCTATCTCGACTGGGTGGGGGGCATGGTCACGGGGGATTTCGGAACTTCCTATACCTACCGCGTGCCGGTCGCCGATCTGGTGGTCGACCGTATCGGGGTGTCGCTGCCGCTTGCGATCTATGCGCTGACCCTCTCGACCCTCATCGCTTTTCCCGTGGGCATGATCGCCGCCGCGCGCCGGGGCACATGGGCCGATCACGGAATCATGGGGGCCACGCAACTGGGCATCGCCATCCCGAATTTCTGGTTCGCCATGCTGCTCGTGCTCTTGTTCGCCGTCACGCTGCGCTGGTTCTCGGCGGGGGGCTTTCCGGGCTGGTCTGACCCTTTGGCCGCGATCAAGGCGCTGACCCTGCCCGCCATCGCCCTTGCCCTGCCCCAAGCCTCGATCCTCGCGCGGGTCATGCGCTCGGCGCTCCTTGATACGCTGGATCAGGATTACATCCGCACCGCCCGCGCCAAGGGCCTCACGCGCGGCCAGGCCATCCGCCGCCATGCGCTTCGGAATGCGCTGATCCCGGTCCTGACCATCATCGGGCTGCAATTCTCCTTTCTCATCGCGGGCGCGATCATCATCGAGAATGTCTTCTTCCTCCCCGGTCTGGGGCGGCTGATCTTTCAGGGCATCACCCAGCGCGACCTGATCGTGGTGGAATCGGTCACGATGCTTCTGGTCTTTGCCGTGATCCTCGTGACCTTTCTGGTCGATCTGACCTATGCGCTGGTCGATCCGCGCCTGCGTCGGGGATAG
- a CDS encoding purine-nucleoside phosphorylase, whose translation MSRNAEDLAGFIRDRAGAEPPAYGMVLGSGLGHIADQVDGVAIDYADLSGFPHAGVSGHNPKLVIGDLEGCRVAIFGGRAHYYESGRGDAMRLPLEVLKALGGERLILTNAAGSMHPDLNPGDLMLLSDHINFSGLNPLIGEKTDARFVPMTEAHDPALRAAIRVAAEAEGIPLMEGVYAWYSGPSFETPAEIRAIRTLGADAVGMSTVPEVILARFLGLRVAAISTITNKAAGLSDEQISHEHTKAMAPLGAAKLERILRRMLRG comes from the coding sequence ATGTCAAGGAACGCTGAAGATCTGGCCGGTTTCATCCGCGACCGCGCAGGCGCGGAGCCGCCCGCCTATGGCATGGTTCTGGGCTCGGGCCTTGGCCATATCGCCGATCAGGTCGATGGCGTGGCGATCGATTATGCAGATCTGTCGGGCTTTCCCCATGCGGGCGTGTCGGGCCACAACCCCAAGCTCGTCATCGGCGATCTGGAGGGGTGCCGCGTCGCCATCTTCGGCGGGCGGGCGCATTACTACGAAAGCGGCCGGGGCGATGCGATGCGCCTGCCCTTGGAGGTGCTGAAGGCGCTGGGGGGTGAGCGGCTGATCCTGACCAATGCGGCAGGGTCGATGCACCCCGATCTGAACCCCGGCGACCTGATGCTGCTCAGCGATCACATCAATTTCTCGGGCCTGAACCCGCTGATCGGGGAAAAGACCGATGCCCGTTTCGTGCCCATGACCGAGGCGCATGACCCCGCCCTGCGTGCAGCGATCCGGGTGGCGGCAGAGGCCGAGGGCATCCCCCTGATGGAAGGGGTCTATGCGTGGTATTCCGGCCCCTCCTTCGAGACGCCCGCCGAGATCCGCGCGATCCGGACGCTGGGCGCGGATGCGGTGGGCATGTCGACCGTGCCCGAGGTGATCCTTGCCCGGTTCCTGGGCCTGAGGGTGGCGGCGATCTCGACCATCACGAACAAGGCGGCGGGCCTGTCGGACGAACAGATCAGCCACGAACATACCAAGGCCATGGCGCCCCTGGGCGCGGCCAAGCTCGAACGCATCCTGCGGCGCATGCTGCGGGGCTGA
- a CDS encoding ABC transporter permease, with the protein MDKMPKWADVILIPLISVLLALVVSGLVVAIIGESPWQAMQVMVRGAFGSAYGWGYTLYYATNFIFTGLAVAVAFHARLFNIGGEGQAAIGGLGVAIILLNVAWPHWTIALIAAVIFSAAFGAAWAAVPAYLQAKRGSHIVITTIMFNYIASALLVYLLVNVFRVEGSMAPESARFAAETHLPAAADFAGFLGFGGSAPLNFTFFIALAACVGVWLLIWRTRLGYEIRSFGHSETAAVYAGINPVKITMITMLISGGLAGMMAINVVMGEAERLVLDFVEGAGFVGIAVALMGRSHPVGVVLAALLFGALYQGGAELQFEMPAISREMVVVIQALVILFTGALDNMVRMPMQAFFLSLRRRREAQAHNSPAE; encoded by the coding sequence ATGGACAAGATGCCGAAATGGGCCGATGTCATCCTGATCCCGCTGATCAGCGTGCTGCTGGCCCTTGTCGTGTCGGGGCTGGTGGTGGCGATCATCGGCGAAAGCCCGTGGCAGGCGATGCAGGTCATGGTGCGGGGCGCGTTCGGCTCCGCCTATGGCTGGGGCTACACGCTCTATTACGCGACCAATTTCATCTTCACCGGGCTGGCCGTGGCCGTGGCCTTTCACGCGCGGCTCTTCAATATCGGGGGCGAGGGGCAGGCGGCCATCGGGGGGCTTGGCGTTGCGATCATCTTGCTCAATGTCGCCTGGCCGCATTGGACCATCGCGCTCATTGCTGCCGTGATCTTTTCGGCGGCCTTTGGCGCGGCTTGGGCGGCTGTGCCCGCCTATCTGCAGGCCAAGCGCGGCAGCCATATCGTGATCACCACGATCATGTTCAATTACATCGCCTCGGCGCTTCTGGTCTATCTCCTCGTGAATGTCTTCCGCGTCGAAGGCTCGATGGCCCCCGAAAGCGCCCGGTTTGCCGCCGAGACGCATCTGCCCGCCGCAGCCGATTTCGCGGGTTTCCTTGGCTTCGGCGGCTCTGCGCCGCTCAACTTCACTTTCTTCATCGCGCTGGCCGCCTGTGTCGGTGTCTGGCTCCTGATCTGGCGGACGCGGCTCGGCTATGAGATCCGGTCCTTCGGACATTCGGAAACAGCCGCTGTCTATGCCGGGATCAACCCGGTCAAGATCACGATGATCACCATGCTGATCTCGGGCGGGCTGGCCGGGATGATGGCCATCAATGTCGTGATGGGCGAGGCCGAGCGACTGGTCCTCGATTTCGTCGAGGGCGCTGGCTTTGTCGGCATCGCGGTGGCGCTGATGGGCCGATCGCATCCGGTCGGGGTCGTGCTGGCCGCGCTGCTCTTCGGCGCGCTCTACCAGGGTGGGGCCGAATTGCAGTTCGAGATGCCCGCGATCAGCCGCGAGATGGTCGTTGTCATCCAGGCCCTCGTGATCCTGTTCACCGGCGCGCTCGACAACATGGTGCGGATGCCGATGCAGGCCTTTTTCCTGTCGCTGCGCCGCCGCCGCGAGGCGCAGGCCCACAACAGCCCGGCGGAGTGA
- a CDS encoding protein meaA, with product MTAPTRDKPWLIRTYAGHSTAKASNALYRGNLAKGQTGLSVAFDLPTQTGYDSDHVLARGEVGKVGVPICHLGDMRTLFDQIPLEQMNTSMTINATAPWLLALYIAVAEEQGADTRQLQGTVQNDLIKEYLSRGTYISPPKPSLAMIADVAEYCYTNVPKWNPMNVCSYHLQEAGATPEQELAFALATAIAVLDELRPRVPAEDFPVLVGRISFFVNAGIRFVTEMCKMRAFVDLWDEICEERYGVTDPKYRRFRYGVQVNSLGLTEQQPENNVYRILIEMLAVTLSKKARARAVQLPAWNEALGLPRPWDQQWSMRMQQIMAFETDLLEYHDLFDGNPAVDAKVAELKQGARAELANLDAMGGAIAAIDYMKARLVESNAERVNRIERGETVVVGVNKYTASEPSPLMGEDGGIMVVDPAVEQDQIARLQAWREARDAGAVRAALADLRAAAEAGKNVMPASIAAAKAGVTTGEWAGVMRAVHGEYRGPTGVSKAMSNKTEGLEDIRAAVDAVSDSLGRRLKFLVGKPGLDGHSNGAEQIAFRARDCGMEISYEGIRLTPEEIVASAKAEDAHVIGLSILSGSHVPLIAEVMQRLREAGMDHVPVMVGGIIPDEDAEKLKSFGVARVYTPKDFELNRIMMDIVTLADPGQIAAE from the coding sequence ATGACCGCCCCGACGCGCGACAAACCCTGGCTCATCCGCACCTATGCGGGCCATTCCACGGCCAAGGCATCGAATGCGCTCTATCGCGGGAACCTGGCCAAGGGGCAGACGGGGCTTTCGGTGGCCTTCGATCTGCCGACGCAGACGGGCTATGACAGCGACCATGTGCTGGCGCGGGGCGAGGTCGGCAAGGTGGGCGTACCGATCTGCCATCTGGGGGATATGCGGACGCTGTTCGACCAGATCCCGCTGGAGCAGATGAATACCTCGATGACGATCAACGCGACGGCGCCGTGGCTTTTGGCGCTCTATATCGCGGTGGCCGAGGAACAGGGGGCCGATACGCGGCAATTGCAGGGCACGGTCCAAAACGACCTGATCAAGGAATACCTGAGCCGGGGCACCTATATCAGCCCGCCCAAACCCAGTTTGGCGATGATCGCGGATGTGGCGGAATACTGCTATACCAACGTGCCGAAATGGAACCCGATGAACGTGTGTTCCTATCACCTGCAAGAGGCGGGCGCGACACCGGAACAGGAACTGGCCTTTGCGCTTGCGACCGCCATTGCGGTGCTGGATGAATTGCGCCCGCGCGTTCCGGCCGAGGATTTCCCGGTTCTGGTGGGGCGTATCTCTTTCTTCGTGAATGCGGGCATCCGGTTCGTCACCGAGATGTGCAAGATGCGCGCTTTCGTCGATCTGTGGGATGAAATCTGCGAAGAGCGTTATGGCGTCACCGATCCGAAATACCGCCGGTTCCGCTATGGGGTTCAGGTCAATTCCCTGGGCCTGACCGAGCAGCAGCCGGAAAACAACGTCTATCGTATCCTGATCGAGATGTTGGCCGTGACCCTTTCCAAAAAGGCGCGGGCGCGTGCGGTTCAATTGCCCGCATGGAACGAGGCGCTGGGCCTGCCGCGTCCGTGGGATCAGCAATGGTCGATGCGGATGCAGCAGATCATGGCCTTTGAAACCGACCTTCTGGAATACCACGATCTCTTCGACGGCAATCCGGCAGTCGATGCCAAGGTGGCGGAATTGAAGCAGGGCGCCCGGGCCGAATTGGCCAATCTGGATGCCATGGGTGGGGCGATTGCCGCGATCGATTACATGAAGGCGCGATTGGTCGAAAGCAATGCGGAACGCGTGAACCGGATCGAGCGCGGCGAAACGGTGGTGGTCGGCGTCAATAAATATACGGCAAGCGAACCGTCGCCGCTGATGGGCGAGGATGGCGGGATCATGGTCGTCGATCCGGCCGTCGAGCAGGACCAGATCGCGCGCCTGCAGGCCTGGCGCGAGGCGCGCGACGCCGGTGCGGTGCGCGCCGCGCTGGCCGATCTGCGGGCCGCGGCGGAAGCGGGCAAGAATGTCATGCCTGCCTCGATCGCGGCGGCAAAGGCCGGTGTGACCACGGGCGAATGGGCGGGCGTCATGCGGGCCGTGCACGGCGAATATCGGGGCCCGACAGGCGTATCCAAGGCGATGTCGAACAAGACCGAAGGGCTGGAGGATATCCGCGCCGCCGTGGATGCGGTCAGCGACAGCCTGGGGCGGCGATTGAAATTCCTTGTCGGAAAGCCGGGGCTTGATGGCCATTCCAACGGGGCCGAACAGATTGCATTCCGCGCCCGCGATTGCGGAATGGAAATATCTTACGAGGGAATTCGCTTAACCCCCGAGGAAATCGTCGCTTCCGCCAAGGCCGAAGATGCGCATGTGATCGGCCTTTCGATCCTTTCGGGTAGCCATGTCCCTCTTATTGCGGAAGTCATGCAACGTCTGCGCGAGGCGGGAATGGATCACGTGCCTGTCATGGTGGGGGGTATCATTCCCGACGAGGATGCGGAAAAACTCAAATCCTTCGGCGTTGCCCGTGTCTATACGCCCAAGGATTTCGAATTGAACCGGATCATGATGGATATCGTGACCCTTGCCGATCCAGGGCAGATCGCAGCGGAATAG
- a CDS encoding ABC transporter permease — protein sequence MDFLTILQILDSSLRLATPLLLACLAGLYSERAGVFDIGLEGKILAAAFFSAAIAFTSGSVWIGLLAGIAASMALSGLHGLASITFRGNQLISGVAINFLAAGLTVVIAQTWFQQGGRTPQLSGAARFDNIVLPGAASRIRDIAQQGPLGQIYSELISGHSIIVYLALLIVPLTWWVLYRTRFGLRLRAVGENPAAVDTAGVSVVGLRFAAVLIAGVLCGLAGAYLATALNAGFVKDMSAGRGFIALAALIFAKWRPWYALSACLLFGFFDAVGNRYQNIQLGEFIVPVQFMQALPYILVVIVLAGLVGKAIPPRAGGEPYVKER from the coding sequence ATGGATTTCCTGACCATCCTCCAGATCCTCGACTCGAGCCTCCGGCTCGCCACGCCGCTGCTTCTGGCCTGTCTGGCGGGGCTGTATTCCGAGCGCGCGGGCGTCTTCGACATCGGGCTCGAGGGCAAGATCCTTGCCGCCGCCTTTTTCTCGGCGGCCATCGCCTTTACCTCGGGCTCGGTCTGGATCGGCCTCTTGGCCGGGATCGCGGCCTCCATGGCGCTGTCGGGACTGCACGGGCTGGCCTCGATCACCTTTCGTGGCAACCAGCTCATTTCGGGCGTGGCGATCAATTTCCTTGCCGCGGGGCTGACCGTGGTCATCGCCCAGACATGGTTCCAGCAAGGCGGGCGCACCCCGCAACTGTCGGGCGCGGCGCGGTTCGACAATATCGTCCTGCCCGGTGCCGCAAGCCGCATCCGCGACATCGCGCAACAGGGTCCCTTGGGGCAGATCTATTCCGAGCTGATCTCGGGCCATTCGATCATCGTCTACCTGGCGCTTCTGATCGTGCCGCTGACCTGGTGGGTGCTCTACCGCACGCGCTTTGGCCTGCGTCTGCGGGCCGTGGGCGAGAACCCCGCCGCTGTCGATACGGCAGGCGTTTCGGTCGTGGGCTTGCGCTTTGCCGCCGTTCTGATCGCGGGCGTTCTGTGCGGTCTGGCGGGGGCCTATCTGGCCACGGCGCTCAACGCGGGCTTCGTCAAGGACATGAGCGCGGGCCGTGGGTTCATCGCGCTGGCCGCCCTCATCTTTGCCAAGTGGCGGCCATGGTATGCGCTGTCGGCTTGCCTGCTCTTCGGCTTCTTCGATGCGGTCGGCAACCGCTACCAGAACATCCAGTTGGGCGAGTTCATCGTGCCCGTCCAGTTCATGCAGGCCCTGCCCTATATCCTCGTCGTCATCGTGCTGGCGGGGCTGGTGGGCAAGGCCATTCCGCCGCGCGCGGGGGGGGAGCCCTATGTCAAGGAACGCTGA
- a CDS encoding ABC transporter ATP-binding protein, translating into MTTSAPAIELRGISKAFGPVQANKDISMSVARGTIHGIVGENGAGKSTLMSILYGFYKADRGEIWINGKLTPIPDSQAAIRAGIGMVHQHFKLVENFTVVENVILGAEDGALLRPSIAKARRLLTELSEEYGLKVDPDAIIEDLSVGHQQRVEILKQLYRHADILILDEPTGVLTPAEADQLFRILERLKAEGKTIILITHKLREIMEITDTVSVMRRGEMTNTVRTADTSPAELAEMMVGRKVLLQVDKTPATPGDVVLSVEDLRVTQGGVERVKGISFQIRRGEILGIAGVAGNGQTELLEVLGGMIAASGGRVTLFGAPIDIMGKEANGQTRRARGIGHVPEDRQTEGLIMPFEAWENVAFGYHKDARFNSGPLMDHAAMKADCVDKMARYDVRPPNPRLPARNFSGGNQQKIVVAREMDRAPELLLIGQPTRGVDIGAIEFIHKQIIALRDQGKAILLVSVELDEIMGLSDRIAVMFDGHIMGERLPDQTDQNELGLLMAGVTETEGAA; encoded by the coding sequence ATGACCACATCCGCACCCGCCATCGAGCTGAGAGGCATTTCCAAGGCCTTTGGCCCAGTGCAGGCGAACAAGGACATTTCCATGTCCGTCGCGCGCGGCACGATCCACGGCATCGTGGGTGAAAACGGCGCGGGCAAATCCACGCTGATGTCGATCCTCTATGGCTTCTACAAGGCCGACCGAGGCGAGATCTGGATCAACGGCAAGCTCACCCCCATCCCCGACAGCCAGGCCGCGATCCGTGCGGGCATCGGGATGGTTCACCAGCATTTCAAACTGGTCGAGAATTTCACCGTCGTCGAGAACGTGATCCTCGGGGCCGAGGATGGAGCGTTGCTGCGCCCCTCTATCGCCAAGGCGCGCAGGCTTTTGACGGAATTGTCCGAGGAATACGGCCTCAAGGTCGATCCCGACGCGATCATCGAGGATCTGTCGGTCGGTCACCAGCAGCGGGTCGAGATCCTCAAGCAGCTCTACCGCCACGCCGATATCCTGATCCTCGACGAACCGACTGGCGTTCTGACGCCCGCCGAGGCCGATCAATTGTTCCGCATCCTCGAACGGCTCAAGGCCGAGGGGAAGACGATCATCCTGATCACCCACAAGCTGCGCGAGATCATGGAGATCACCGATACCGTCAGCGTGATGCGCCGGGGCGAGATGACGAATACGGTCAGAACCGCCGATACCTCGCCCGCCGAACTGGCCGAGATGATGGTGGGCCGCAAGGTCCTGTTGCAGGTCGACAAGACACCCGCAACGCCCGGTGACGTTGTCCTGTCCGTCGAAGACCTGCGGGTCACGCAGGGCGGCGTGGAGCGGGTGAAAGGCATCTCCTTCCAGATCCGGCGGGGTGAAATCCTTGGCATTGCGGGGGTTGCGGGCAACGGACAGACCGAGTTGCTCGAGGTTCTGGGCGGCATGATCGCGGCGTCCGGCGGGCGCGTGACGCTGTTCGGTGCTCCCATAGACATCATGGGCAAAGAGGCGAACGGCCAGACGCGGCGCGCGCGCGGCATCGGCCACGTGCCCGAGGACCGCCAGACCGAAGGGTTGATCATGCCCTTCGAGGCCTGGGAAAACGTGGCCTTCGGCTATCACAAGGATGCCCGGTTCAATTCCGGCCCCCTGATGGACCATGCCGCGATGAAGGCCGATTGCGTGGACAAGATGGCCCGTTACGACGTGCGCCCGCCGAACCCGCGCCTGCCTGCGCGCAATTTCTCGGGCGGCAACCAGCAAAAGATCGTGGTGGCCCGCGAGATGGACCGCGCGCCCGAGTTGCTCTTGATCGGCCAGCCGACGCGGGGCGTCGATATCGGGGCGATCGAATTCATCCACAAGCAGATCATCGCGCTCCGCGATCAGGGCAAGGCGATCTTGCTCGTGTCCGTGGAACTGGACGAGATCATGGGCCTGTCGGACCGGATCGCCGTGATGTTCGATGGCCATATCATGGGCGAACGCCTGCCCGATCAGACCGACCAGAACGAGCTTGGCCTTCTTATGGCCGGGGTGACCGAAACCGAGGGGGCCGCCTGA